One genomic window of Trichlorobacter lovleyi includes the following:
- a CDS encoding TolC family protein: MEAQILNSQSLQGGREEWVLAAEAAYRRLQLPPQENHTEGSVSLSRPLRLPSRARADHKLAKSLVDHSKAQLGEVLHESGRRLLTLWFEWLGKYSQSQLWQAQIKLGEQQLETVKTRIKVGEAPRSEQVSAEAAFAQIRLQQQVTVMQELQARRQLGAEFPGLQIAADEFLPLPADPEGTAENYVTLALAHNHELMRARYKADMLQVEADQFATRDSIDPSVGAFYKNEGNGSEHVFGLNLVLTLPGSARRSDQQAALRLASAAQKSKYLLEQRLRSEALSLFEAATAQTDNWRQAEQAAQALAEAARLSERAYSLGEGSLDQVLLNRRLAIEGQLTALQARISALATLARLKLDAHQLWSLHQEIEYH, translated from the coding sequence TTGGAAGCGCAGATTTTGAACAGCCAGAGTTTGCAGGGTGGGCGTGAAGAATGGGTGCTGGCGGCAGAGGCAGCTTATCGGCGTCTTCAATTGCCACCGCAAGAGAACCATACTGAAGGAAGCGTAAGTTTGTCACGCCCCTTGCGTCTCCCCTCAAGAGCACGGGCAGACCATAAACTGGCCAAGTCTCTTGTTGATCATAGTAAGGCACAATTAGGTGAGGTGTTGCACGAAAGCGGCAGACGATTGCTCACCCTATGGTTTGAATGGCTGGGTAAATACAGCCAGTCACAGCTCTGGCAAGCTCAGATTAAGTTGGGCGAGCAGCAACTTGAAACCGTCAAGACCCGCATAAAAGTAGGAGAGGCTCCCCGATCAGAACAGGTTAGCGCTGAAGCGGCTTTTGCGCAGATCCGCCTGCAGCAGCAGGTAACAGTCATGCAGGAACTGCAGGCGCGGAGGCAGCTGGGGGCAGAATTCCCTGGGCTGCAAATAGCTGCAGATGAGTTTTTGCCTCTTCCGGCAGACCCGGAGGGAACAGCAGAAAATTATGTAACCTTGGCCTTGGCGCATAACCACGAACTGATGCGTGCGCGTTATAAGGCCGATATGCTGCAGGTAGAGGCGGATCAGTTTGCTACGCGAGACAGTATTGACCCGAGTGTGGGAGCCTTCTACAAAAATGAAGGGAATGGCAGTGAGCATGTGTTTGGGCTGAACCTGGTGCTCACGCTGCCTGGATCTGCACGACGTTCCGATCAGCAAGCCGCATTACGTCTTGCCTCCGCCGCACAAAAGTCAAAATATCTCCTGGAACAGCGACTGCGCAGTGAAGCACTCTCACTTTTTGAGGCAGCAACAGCACAGACTGACAACTGGAGGCAGGCGGAACAGGCTGCCCAGGCACTGGCTGAAGCAGCCCGGTTGTCAGAACGGGCCTACAGTTTGGGCGAGGGAAGCCTTGATCAGGTTTTGCTTAATCGAAGGCTTGCAATTGAAGGGCAGCTGACGGCACTCCAGGCCCGGATCAGCGCCTTGGCAACACTCGCACGTCTTAAGCTTGATGCACATCAGTTGTGGTCACTACATCAGGAGATCGAATATCATTAG